A window of Candidatus Eisenbacteria bacterium genomic DNA:
GCTGTACGGCGGGTAGAACATGTGGAGGAGCGAGAGCCGCGGGTTCGTGAACACGGGGCGGAGCTTGCTGAACTCGAGGAAGCCCTCGTAGCCGTGGTAGTGCCCCATGCCGCTCGCGCCGATGCCGCCGAACGGCATGTCGTGCTGCGCTACGTGCAGCATGCAGTTGTTCACGGTGACGCCGCCCGAGATGGTCGCGTACACGAGCTTCTCTTCGGTCGCCTTGTCGTTCGTGAACACGTAGAAGCCGAGCGGACGGTCCTTGCCGTTCACGTACGAGACGACCTCGTCGAGCGTCCGGTACGTCTTGACCGGCAGCAGCGGCCCGAAGATCTCCTCCTGCATGATCACCATGTCGTCGGTGACGTCGAGGACCATGTGCGGCGGGATCTTGCGGAGCTGGTCGTTGAACGTGGCCCCGGGGACGAGCGAGATGACCTGGGCGCCTTTCTGCCGCGCATCCTCGAGCGTCGCGCGCAGGCGCTTGTACGACTTGTCGTCGATCACCGACGTGTAGCTCGGCTGGTTCGGATCGGGATACCGCTCGGGCATGATGCGCTTGGCGGCCGCGACGAACGCGTCGCGCTTCGCCTCGGGGACGAGCAGATAGTCGGGCGCGAGACACGTCTGCCCGGCGTTCAGGAACTTCGCGTACAGGATGCGCGACGCGGCCTCGTCGACGTCGAAGTCGTCGCAGATGACGGTCGGCGACTTGCCGCCGAGCTCGAGCGTGACCGGCGTCAGGTTCTCGGCCGCCGAGCGCATGACCGTGCGGCCGGCGTCGGCCGAGCCGGTGAAGATCATGTGGTCGTAGGGGAGCGTCGAGAAGTCCTGGGCGCGCACCCCCGGCAGGATCGCGAGCGTGTCCTCGGGGAAGACGTCG
This region includes:
- a CDS encoding coniferyl aldehyde dehydrogenase — translated: MAQTAQVRRIEVAENEAQRVFNLQRAAYLRHPYPSYEERWENLLKLERILVDNATSIAEAINADFGHRAYEESMMAELFTSVDGIRDARRRLGKWMRPQRRHVSVLFATGRNRVIPQPKGVVGVVSPWNYPLFLTAGPLTSILAAGNRAMVKMATNSQHLCRLLADKCRDVFPEDTLAILPGVRAQDFSTLPYDHMIFTGSADAGRTVMRSAAENLTPVTLELGGKSPTVICDDFDVDEAASRILYAKFLNAGQTCLAPDYLLVPEAKRDAFVAAAKRIMPERYPDPNQPSYTSVIDDKSYKRLRATLEDARQKGAQVISLVPGATFNDQLRKIPPHMVLDVTDDMVIMQEEIFGPLLPVKTYRTLDEVVSYVNGKDRPLGFYVFTNDKATEEKLVYATISGGVTVNNCMLHVAQHDMPFGGIGASGMGHYHGYEGFLEFSKLRPVFTNPRLSLLHMFYPPYSKRTRRLLDVLIKYKR